A single genomic interval of Shewanella psychropiezotolerans harbors:
- a CDS encoding restriction endonuclease: protein MMLEQPLNNIPSYQSLMKPVLIALKDGDLLNIPQIYERVVNELSLAEELVNLRIPSGRATYIRSRIGWSKTYLVKAKLIEQPKRGHCIITQRGLDALGSNRLIDNQYLNQFSEFISFKMNSDDVTQVSSNAVAKEIDSFNELPPLEQIDNAFQSLNASLADEVLEAILAASPKFFEQLVVDLMVAMGYGGSRKDAGQATQYTQDGGIDGIIKEDKLGLEMIYLQAKRYQASNTVGRPDIQAFAGALDMHRAKKGVFITTSRFSKEAQDFVSLIEKKIVLIDGKQLTELMIEHSLGVTVKQTYTIKAVDSDYFIED from the coding sequence ATGATGCTAGAGCAACCACTGAATAACATACCTAGCTACCAATCTCTTATGAAGCCAGTTCTGATAGCGCTTAAAGATGGAGACTTACTCAATATTCCTCAGATTTATGAACGAGTGGTAAACGAGCTAAGTCTCGCAGAAGAGCTAGTGAACCTGCGTATTCCCAGTGGCAGAGCGACTTATATTCGAAGTCGTATCGGTTGGTCTAAAACTTATCTAGTGAAAGCTAAGCTAATTGAGCAACCCAAACGTGGCCACTGTATCATCACCCAACGTGGTTTAGATGCCTTAGGCAGCAATAGACTGATTGATAATCAATACCTAAATCAATTTAGCGAATTCATCAGTTTTAAAATGAACTCAGATGATGTGACTCAAGTTAGCTCCAATGCAGTTGCAAAAGAAATAGACTCGTTTAACGAACTGCCTCCGCTAGAACAGATAGATAATGCTTTTCAGTCCTTAAATGCTTCTCTTGCCGATGAAGTGCTGGAGGCAATCTTGGCTGCATCCCCAAAGTTCTTCGAGCAATTGGTTGTCGATTTAATGGTGGCTATGGGTTACGGCGGTAGCCGAAAAGATGCAGGGCAGGCGACTCAATACACTCAAGATGGTGGCATTGACGGCATTATAAAAGAAGACAAACTCGGTCTTGAGATGATTTACCTGCAAGCCAAGCGTTATCAAGCATCCAATACTGTTGGAAGGCCCGATATTCAAGCCTTTGCCGGTGCGCTCGATATGCACCGAGCAAAGAAGGGCGTGTTTATCACCACGTCACGTTTCAGCAAAGAAGCACAAGATTTTGTGTCATTGATAGAGAAGAAAATAGTCCTCATCGATGGCAAACAACTTACCGAACTTATGATTGAACACAGCCTAGGCGTCACGGTTAAACAGACCTACACCATCAAAGCTGTGGACAGCGATTATTTTATAGAAGATTAA
- a CDS encoding DUF1851 domain-containing protein, translated as MKDLDENPLFERAMALLGPLEADEMYGFVPALAIGGAPKLENLQKVKVIEHLTFLADLGEKTVMADIVAMSNALHK; from the coding sequence ATGAAAGATCTAGATGAAAATCCTCTTTTCGAACGCGCTATGGCGCTACTTGGTCCTCTAGAAGCCGATGAGATGTATGGCTTTGTTCCTGCACTTGCAATAGGTGGTGCACCTAAGCTAGAAAACCTTCAGAAAGTGAAAGTCATTGAACATCTAACATTCCTAGCTGATTTAGGGGAGAAGACTGTCATGGCCGATATTGTCGCTATGTCGAATGCACTACACAAGTAA
- a CDS encoding HNH endonuclease has protein sequence MNNAFLKDSFLKEVDATKQVEFIAYLQRLLVEGDFVATYKFALLHALADICIEKTHYTRPNAGSNISHETDGVITIDEIVEKFIELYWQHSLPFSATDAEPFLLLQNSGKQSALINNLSAFRSQGIRNLSQLKAHSGWSKLCSETRKTLKEGPLWRLQLLAGNAECFYYPHDKSKKYIQLNPSIAFCFRRFHDLVVSLARSHWTLKVCDFASNQNVIGGQGNLSDFLFGCDRKAITKARPLLLQIQHGNCFYCQQPLKEQGEVDHFIPWARYPSDLGHNFVLAHSKCNNAKRDHLAAEKHKERWFEQNIIKHEKIITSELNNYFVCESPRSEAIATWAYQLAAQNSSPLWLKGKVFKALLV, from the coding sequence GTGAATAATGCATTCTTAAAAGACTCATTTTTGAAAGAGGTCGATGCCACAAAGCAGGTCGAGTTTATCGCTTACTTACAGCGCTTACTGGTAGAAGGGGACTTTGTCGCCACCTATAAGTTTGCACTGCTTCATGCACTGGCAGATATCTGTATCGAAAAGACTCATTACACACGCCCGAATGCAGGCTCGAATATAAGTCATGAAACTGATGGCGTCATCACCATAGATGAAATTGTCGAGAAGTTTATCGAACTCTACTGGCAGCACTCGTTGCCATTTAGCGCCACAGATGCCGAACCTTTTCTGCTGTTACAAAATAGCGGTAAGCAATCGGCATTAATCAATAACCTAAGTGCTTTTCGTAGCCAAGGGATAAGAAACCTGTCGCAACTTAAAGCCCATAGTGGTTGGAGCAAGTTGTGTAGTGAAACACGTAAAACTCTCAAAGAAGGCCCGTTGTGGCGATTACAGCTATTGGCTGGTAATGCGGAGTGCTTTTACTATCCCCATGACAAGAGTAAAAAATACATTCAGTTGAACCCTAGTATCGCATTCTGTTTCAGACGTTTTCATGATCTAGTCGTCTCACTGGCCCGCAGTCACTGGACTCTGAAGGTGTGTGACTTTGCTTCCAATCAAAACGTGATCGGCGGCCAAGGCAATCTGTCTGACTTTCTGTTTGGCTGTGATCGTAAGGCAATCACTAAAGCGAGACCATTATTGCTGCAGATACAGCATGGCAACTGCTTTTATTGTCAGCAACCGTTGAAAGAGCAGGGCGAAGTCGACCATTTCATCCCCTGGGCACGTTATCCGTCAGATCTTGGTCATAACTTCGTACTGGCACACAGCAAGTGTAATAACGCCAAGCGTGATCACTTAGCCGCTGAAAAACATAAAGAACGTTGGTTCGAGCAGAACATCATCAAACATGAAAAGATCATTACCTCAGAGCTGAATAACTACTTTGTCTGTGAGAGTCCGCGCTCTGAAGCCATTGCAACCTGGGCCTATCAACTCGCAGCGCAGAACAGTTCGCCGCTATGGTTGAAGGGTAAAGTGTTTAAGGCGTTATTGGTGTAA
- a CDS encoding type 2 periplasmic-binding domain-containing protein — translation MQTADKQQITLALITDPNTNLYGKWGVLIYNEAFSRLNINGSYIVLPALRASNTADSGKIDGEMGRGEWYAKKHPNLIRIEEPLFNSNLSAFVVNPSIKIQSWDDIKAGQYKVEYYRGIALAQQRLTQRVPQNNLTDSSNPINSLRLLQRGRIDIYIGVSLIVNELLVTPEFIDENIHLVAILEEGKIYGYLHHRHEKMASKLAETFQQMKSEGLFNVYLEQARQFIKTQDSTKSLSTSSTDQ, via the coding sequence GTGCAAACTGCTGATAAACAGCAGATCACACTTGCTCTAATAACCGACCCTAACACTAACCTCTACGGGAAATGGGGAGTATTGATTTATAACGAGGCTTTTAGCCGTCTTAATATTAACGGCTCCTATATTGTGCTACCTGCGCTCAGAGCAAGTAATACGGCCGACTCTGGAAAAATAGACGGTGAAATGGGAAGAGGTGAATGGTATGCCAAAAAACACCCCAACTTAATTCGCATCGAGGAACCACTTTTCAATAGTAATTTAAGTGCTTTTGTAGTCAATCCTTCAATAAAAATACAATCATGGGACGACATCAAAGCAGGCCAATATAAAGTTGAATATTATCGTGGTATAGCCCTTGCTCAACAGAGACTTACTCAGCGTGTTCCCCAAAATAATCTCACAGATTCATCCAACCCTATTAACTCATTAAGGCTTTTACAACGTGGTAGAATTGACATCTATATTGGCGTTTCTCTTATTGTCAATGAACTATTAGTCACACCTGAATTTATTGATGAAAACATTCATCTTGTTGCAATCTTAGAAGAAGGTAAAATATATGGTTACTTGCATCACCGACACGAAAAAATGGCCAGTAAACTCGCAGAGACTTTCCAACAGATGAAATCAGAGGGGCTATTTAATGTTTATTTAGAGCAAGCTCGGCAATTTATTAAGACTCAAGATAGCACTAAGTCTCTCAGTACTTCATCCACTGATCAATGA
- a CDS encoding DUF2913 family protein, translating into MKNIAFNSLVSNLVDNALLHLYFSVEETSRLIPMPKRNEILVRYLKPKLKDNHYRQIKNELRSLLTIGRSAKGDLETKLLKVRKVYQGRDKRSTDVHKLFDLLKTLRCEQGLGNRLVNENNKSVPKFIYMLEENVAHGFNQAGEQIAPMSLFLESNKINSVIDVVERTGIFSAELQPLTEDTQQGHILLHPKN; encoded by the coding sequence TTGAAAAATATAGCCTTCAACTCTTTAGTGAGCAATCTCGTCGATAACGCACTCTTGCATCTGTACTTTTCCGTCGAAGAAACTTCCCGATTAATCCCAATGCCTAAGCGCAATGAGATCTTGGTACGTTATTTAAAGCCGAAGCTTAAAGACAACCATTATCGGCAGATCAAAAATGAACTGAGAAGTCTGCTTACTATTGGCCGAAGTGCCAAGGGGGATCTGGAAACTAAGCTTTTAAAAGTTCGAAAGGTGTATCAAGGCCGAGATAAAAGATCTACTGATGTGCATAAGTTGTTTGATCTACTTAAAACCTTGCGTTGTGAACAGGGTTTAGGCAATCGGTTGGTTAATGAAAATAATAAAAGCGTGCCAAAATTCATTTACATGCTAGAAGAAAATGTTGCGCATGGATTTAATCAGGCTGGTGAGCAAATAGCCCCAATGTCGTTATTTTTGGAATCGAATAAGATCAATAGTGTTATAGACGTTGTTGAGCGAACAGGTATATTTAGTGCTGAACTACAACCCTTGACTGAAGATACGCAGCAAGGGCATATCTTGTTACATCCAAAGAATTAG
- a CDS encoding HsdR family type I site-specific deoxyribonuclease codes for MIFDLFDKLRAAGIFYWHEVEQFCDAFFVKSKSNAAIANICKPAVERWNIRYKSAAAAYKQAKDMFERTKRTDDAVLIANAENSFKECKQEKDALDIFKKDLGTFVRFYEFMSQIVDYDDKELEKLSLYARNLRPMLRESIEEEDDIDLSNVVMSHYRLSKIRQQDIRLKEDSPDYELQPGDGLGSAKPKDKKEEYLSQIVSRLNELFITDELTEADMVNYAYTVMDKVKENSVVMDQLANNTAEQAMLGDFPKAIDDAILDSSDAHQNQMMQLLSDPNKNAQFARVVFDMLSRFKGQLNG; via the coding sequence TTGATATTTGACCTGTTCGATAAGCTGCGTGCTGCAGGAATTTTTTATTGGCATGAAGTTGAGCAGTTTTGTGACGCTTTCTTTGTTAAGAGCAAGAGTAACGCCGCTATCGCCAATATTTGTAAGCCTGCAGTGGAGCGTTGGAATATTCGCTATAAATCGGCTGCTGCGGCATACAAGCAAGCTAAGGATATGTTTGAACGAACCAAACGTACCGATGATGCAGTATTAATTGCCAATGCCGAGAACAGCTTTAAAGAGTGTAAGCAGGAGAAGGATGCACTAGATATATTTAAGAAGGATCTAGGTACCTTTGTACGCTTCTACGAGTTTATGTCACAGATTGTCGATTATGACGACAAGGAGCTGGAGAAGCTTAGCCTGTATGCGCGTAATCTTCGTCCCATGCTGCGTGAGTCTATCGAAGAGGAAGATGATATTGACTTGAGCAATGTGGTGATGAGTCATTATCGCCTTTCTAAGATCCGCCAGCAGGATATTAGGTTAAAAGAAGATTCCCCTGATTATGAGCTTCAACCTGGTGATGGTCTGGGCAGTGCGAAACCTAAAGATAAAAAGGAAGAGTATTTATCGCAGATAGTCTCAAGGTTGAATGAGCTGTTTATCACCGATGAGCTAACTGAAGCCGATATGGTGAACTACGCCTACACGGTCATGGATAAGGTAAAAGAAAACTCTGTAGTCATGGACCAACTCGCCAACAACACTGCAGAGCAGGCCATGTTAGGCGATTTTCCCAAGGCGATTGATGATGCGATTCTCGATAGCAGTGATGCACATCAAAATCAGATGATGCAGTTGTTATCGGACCCCAATAAAAATGCACAGTTTGCCCGTGTCGTGTTTGATATGTTAAGTCGATTCAAGGGGCAACTAAATGGATAG
- a CDS encoding DEAD/DEAH box helicase, with amino-acid sequence MEVNNKLALKILDYWHKIEFFNSADMGDIAKRGNGAIHYDTQQVWDTPDCLPWINRNHIRRAGEKYKHTEHYTYKVYLGLFWRTEIFEAGKQYLPNYEDQSLDGNERNQDSGFTCSVILHIDQYGNIDLDKTEISTAPWAIGKTQNKQLHELKFEHFDNEGNALCDKFNEVCVVANNIKEEHGYPKVLTTYELIEFTRLIAEWAKFEPISGKPIPFMLIELQPKKYKQQEYSPQIRDFNDLPLPDLSDLNQRIEQYYSQASNASSAIDNDQNNAKESKSSISILNSFYIRDIELVIEQLRKGKIDPHSALASYVGHTPQRESDLLSKKGQSLIRKHLSLNMTPLGRWPGEDEHSMSMMQQFAINTLYKELEEQGVYSVNGPPGTGKTTMLRDIIANNLVNRARSISVLSSIADSSPESIKVDIGDESVTLPVLCPTLTGYEMVVVSSNNTAVENITKELPQSKALGKRYQAVEFFKSAAQKLAANHIYPKNNHGRTKLKCLEHNEECWGVMAAAIGNQSNRKVVGDRLFFLKPQSLDVEAGAEGYQTLFDSIKDQASKTSNIYEAFTRAQYAFKQSEQELESCLSELRALQLIESKKCHLRDYESKFARVEYRCLKLDILVGRLKKKQLSHLLFFLPKFWFQRQLFFKMKQRFELLGKENMLIGRKVANFKCELEKEIQRCSEFQVKYTDVRFDDGQADLECASLQRSAFAHGLELNQKRANVTSKAIALHQAWVVTAYKHFNLGYKSVLFYLHKAMSNSIKDPKASKVLWQWLFMFIPVVSSTFASVSRQFSMFGKGDIGWLFIDEAGQASPQQAVGALYRSKRVVVVGDPLQIEPVFTIPPEFVEGLAKEILGEEQWRVWSPTKTSVQKLADRINRYGTEMIAKGEWLGSPLRVHRRCDEPMFSIANKIAYNEKMFHGSDSPEGCAHNIWGHSTWIDISGEVEGKHYVPTQGKHIAKMVLMYFRELHTLPDVYIISPFRKVAYGVQEELLSYLGNQGIPSIELKKWITGRIGTVHTFQGKEEKVVIFVLGVSDETKGSAYWASSKANILNVAVTRAKKQVYIVGSKKVWAGLSFFYEANNLLSSENERQNSLNLRIA; translated from the coding sequence ATGGAAGTAAATAATAAGTTGGCACTTAAAATACTGGATTATTGGCACAAAATTGAGTTCTTTAACTCTGCCGATATGGGAGATATTGCCAAACGTGGTAATGGGGCTATTCATTATGATACTCAGCAGGTTTGGGATACGCCAGATTGCTTACCTTGGATAAACCGAAACCATATTCGTCGCGCGGGCGAGAAATATAAGCATACCGAGCACTATACTTATAAAGTGTACCTAGGATTATTCTGGCGAACGGAAATCTTTGAGGCTGGGAAGCAATACTTACCTAATTATGAAGACCAAAGTTTAGATGGTAATGAACGTAATCAAGATTCGGGGTTTACTTGTTCGGTGATTCTCCATATTGATCAGTATGGCAATATCGACTTAGACAAGACGGAAATATCCACCGCACCTTGGGCTATTGGGAAAACACAAAACAAGCAACTTCATGAGCTGAAATTTGAACACTTCGACAATGAAGGCAATGCATTGTGTGATAAGTTCAATGAAGTTTGTGTTGTGGCGAATAATATTAAAGAAGAACACGGCTACCCGAAAGTATTGACGACTTATGAACTGATTGAATTTACAAGGTTGATCGCCGAGTGGGCGAAATTCGAGCCAATATCAGGTAAGCCTATACCATTTATGCTTATTGAGTTGCAGCCGAAAAAATACAAGCAGCAAGAGTATTCGCCGCAAATTCGAGACTTTAATGATCTTCCTCTACCTGATTTGTCGGATTTAAATCAACGAATAGAACAATATTATTCACAGGCTTCCAATGCGTCTTCTGCTATCGATAATGATCAGAATAACGCCAAAGAGTCGAAGTCTAGTATCTCAATCTTAAATAGTTTTTATATCCGAGATATAGAACTTGTCATTGAACAATTGCGAAAAGGAAAAATTGATCCACATTCTGCACTCGCTTCCTATGTTGGGCATACTCCGCAACGTGAAAGCGATCTATTGTCGAAAAAAGGCCAATCATTAATTAGAAAGCACTTATCCCTCAATATGACACCATTAGGTCGCTGGCCAGGTGAAGATGAGCACTCAATGAGTATGATGCAGCAGTTTGCTATCAATACTCTCTATAAGGAATTAGAGGAGCAGGGGGTTTATTCGGTCAATGGGCCTCCGGGAACCGGTAAAACAACGATGTTGCGCGATATCATCGCTAATAACTTAGTGAACCGAGCTCGGAGCATATCAGTATTATCTTCAATTGCAGACTCATCGCCAGAATCAATAAAGGTTGATATTGGCGATGAAAGTGTGACTCTTCCTGTTTTATGTCCGACATTAACCGGGTATGAGATGGTTGTTGTATCGAGTAACAATACTGCGGTTGAAAATATCACCAAAGAACTTCCTCAATCGAAAGCGCTGGGCAAGCGTTATCAAGCGGTTGAATTTTTCAAAAGTGCTGCTCAGAAGTTGGCCGCGAATCACATCTATCCTAAAAACAACCATGGAAGAACAAAACTCAAATGTCTTGAGCACAATGAAGAGTGCTGGGGTGTGATGGCTGCTGCCATTGGTAATCAGAGTAATCGAAAAGTGGTTGGTGATCGTCTGTTCTTTTTGAAGCCGCAAAGCTTGGATGTCGAAGCCGGAGCTGAAGGCTATCAAACGTTATTTGATTCGATTAAAGATCAAGCCAGCAAAACGAGTAATATTTATGAAGCATTTACTCGTGCTCAGTATGCGTTTAAACAATCAGAGCAAGAATTAGAAAGCTGTTTGTCAGAGCTAAGAGCATTACAGTTGATCGAATCTAAAAAATGTCATTTACGTGATTATGAAAGCAAGTTTGCTCGGGTAGAGTATCGATGTCTTAAACTCGATATATTGGTGGGTCGATTGAAGAAAAAGCAGCTTTCACACTTGTTGTTTTTTCTACCTAAGTTTTGGTTCCAAAGACAGTTATTTTTCAAAATGAAACAAAGGTTTGAACTCTTAGGTAAAGAAAACATGCTAATAGGGCGAAAAGTCGCGAACTTTAAATGCGAGTTAGAAAAAGAGATTCAAAGGTGTAGCGAGTTTCAAGTTAAATATACTGATGTGCGATTTGATGACGGTCAAGCAGACCTAGAGTGCGCGAGTTTACAAAGGTCAGCTTTTGCTCATGGTTTGGAATTAAACCAGAAGCGGGCAAATGTGACGTCTAAAGCGATAGCGCTACATCAAGCATGGGTAGTTACTGCATATAAACACTTTAATTTGGGTTACAAAAGTGTGCTCTTCTATTTGCATAAAGCCATGTCTAACAGCATCAAAGATCCAAAAGCTAGCAAGGTGTTATGGCAATGGTTATTTATGTTTATCCCTGTGGTTTCATCAACCTTTGCTTCAGTATCGCGTCAGTTCTCGATGTTCGGAAAAGGTGACATTGGATGGTTATTTATTGATGAAGCAGGTCAAGCTTCCCCTCAACAAGCGGTTGGTGCTCTGTATCGTTCCAAGCGGGTTGTTGTTGTGGGTGACCCTCTGCAAATTGAGCCTGTTTTTACTATCCCACCGGAATTTGTTGAGGGGTTAGCTAAAGAGATTTTAGGTGAAGAGCAATGGCGTGTCTGGTCGCCAACTAAGACATCGGTGCAAAAGTTAGCGGATAGAATAAACCGATATGGTACAGAGATGATTGCTAAGGGAGAGTGGCTAGGAAGTCCTCTGCGGGTACATCGTCGCTGTGATGAGCCTATGTTTAGCATTGCAAACAAAATTGCTTATAACGAAAAAATGTTTCACGGCAGCGATTCACCAGAAGGCTGTGCCCATAACATTTGGGGGCATAGCACTTGGATTGATATTTCCGGTGAAGTAGAAGGTAAACATTATGTACCCACACAAGGCAAGCATATTGCGAAAATGGTACTCATGTATTTCAGAGAATTGCACACACTACCGGATGTTTACATTATCTCTCCTTTTAGAAAAGTCGCGTATGGTGTCCAAGAAGAATTGCTCAGTTACCTTGGCAATCAGGGTATTCCTTCTATAGAACTGAAAAAATGGATAACGGGTCGAATTGGAACTGTACATACGTTCCAAGGTAAAGAAGAAAAAGTGGTGATATTTGTGCTGGGTGTATCTGATGAAACTAAAGGGTCTGCCTACTGGGCATCCAGTAAAGCCAATATCCTAAACGTAGCGGTGACTCGTGCTAAGAAGCAAGTGTATATTGTTGGCTCAAAGAAAGTATGGGCAGGATTAAGTTTCTTTTACGAAGCAAACAATCTTTTAAGCAGTGAAAACGAAAGGCAGAACAGTCTTAACCTTCGTATTGCTTAG
- a CDS encoding ketopantoate reductase family protein yields the protein MIKITVIGVGSLGGFVTAKLIEAGYPVQLMVSANSRLLELSQLHVIGKEPFQVPYQNIISNSQHISGDIIFITIKSVSNPLLFASLSHLKNKKLILLQNGIGEEELLAEAIDDSNKVLGAISHIKVTMHADNKIEVQNDQLDFIYADLNGTESDPSLETVIREVFPQVEHRPDIYQVRFPKLMVNAACNAPSVIYNLSMYELTQAPIAKEMIHLLAKEVRQVAKVYGVYLEKKNMDDILDMLACEDYRSAYFSMKLDYDGKRPMEIEAVYTNLLHMAKIRNIATPELVRVTHILQTQFLHE from the coding sequence ATGATAAAGATCACCGTTATCGGCGTCGGTTCCTTAGGCGGATTCGTTACCGCCAAGTTGATAGAGGCTGGCTATCCTGTTCAGCTTATGGTCAGTGCCAATAGCCGTTTACTCGAGTTATCTCAGTTACATGTCATCGGCAAAGAGCCTTTTCAGGTTCCTTATCAGAATATCATCAGTAATAGCCAGCATATTTCCGGTGATATCATTTTTATTACCATAAAATCGGTATCAAACCCGCTGCTGTTTGCTAGCCTAAGTCATCTAAAGAACAAAAAATTGATCTTGCTACAAAACGGGATTGGGGAAGAAGAGCTGCTTGCTGAAGCGATAGATGACAGCAACAAGGTCTTGGGGGCCATCAGTCATATTAAGGTGACAATGCATGCTGATAATAAAATTGAGGTACAAAATGATCAACTTGATTTTATTTACGCCGATCTTAATGGCACTGAGTCTGATCCAAGCCTAGAAACGGTGATCCGTGAGGTTTTCCCTCAGGTAGAACACAGGCCTGATATTTATCAAGTCAGGTTTCCTAAATTGATGGTAAACGCAGCTTGCAATGCCCCTTCGGTGATTTATAACCTGAGTATGTATGAACTTACGCAGGCGCCCATAGCGAAAGAGATGATACATTTGTTGGCTAAAGAAGTCCGCCAAGTGGCCAAAGTTTATGGCGTTTACTTAGAGAAAAAAAACATGGACGATATTCTCGACATGTTAGCTTGTGAAGATTATCGGTCGGCCTATTTTAGTATGAAGCTGGACTATGACGGTAAACGTCCCATGGAAATTGAGGCCGTCTACACTAATTTACTTCACATGGCTAAGATAAGGAATATAGCCACACCCGAACTTGTTAGGGTGACTCATATCTTACAAACACAATTTCTTCATGAGTAG
- a CDS encoding nuclease-related domain-containing protein — MTEFLKGILSLLVLLSGMGVVLFAMFVALKKRDLTVKLPIDRDKLARMPGFGLQNQILDHQFNLLSGLFMATLVMCLPFAIKGVQGYLTIGSLPWVYVILPVLALPYFGFKTYRNMSKLTKLRLGHTAELATASELMRLQGLGYQVFHDIQADGFNIDHLVVGPNGVFAIETKGRHKRFRDKKYEAADKQKAYELLFKDGKLQFPSWVETSPISQADRQAKWVSEWLTKAVGQSTLALPVLVFPGWYVTTQTKPPFPIINHKQLVGTIPKLNRITYNQEQINAIAYQVAQRCVQGS; from the coding sequence ATGACAGAATTTTTGAAAGGGATTTTATCACTGCTAGTGTTGCTTTCTGGTATGGGGGTTGTTTTATTCGCCATGTTTGTAGCGCTTAAAAAACGGGATTTAACCGTTAAACTACCTATTGATAGAGATAAGTTGGCTAGAATGCCTGGTTTTGGTCTTCAAAACCAGATTTTAGATCATCAGTTTAATCTACTTAGTGGTCTGTTTATGGCAACATTGGTTATGTGTTTGCCATTTGCGATTAAAGGAGTGCAAGGCTATCTCACTATAGGATCTTTACCTTGGGTTTATGTAATATTGCCTGTATTGGCTCTACCATATTTTGGCTTTAAGACTTATCGGAATATGTCTAAACTGACTAAGTTACGACTGGGTCATACGGCGGAGTTGGCTACTGCATCTGAGCTAATGCGTTTACAAGGTTTAGGCTATCAAGTGTTTCATGATATTCAGGCCGATGGTTTTAACATCGATCACTTGGTTGTTGGCCCCAATGGTGTTTTTGCTATAGAGACCAAGGGCAGGCATAAGCGTTTTCGTGATAAGAAGTATGAAGCTGCAGATAAACAGAAGGCTTATGAACTTCTTTTTAAAGACGGCAAACTTCAGTTTCCTTCCTGGGTTGAAACTTCCCCAATCAGCCAAGCAGATAGACAAGCAAAATGGGTGAGTGAATGGTTAACCAAAGCTGTTGGCCAATCCACACTAGCACTGCCTGTTTTAGTTTTCCCAGGTTGGTACGTTACAACTCAAACAAAACCACCTTTTCCGATTATTAATCATAAGCAATTGGTCGGTACCATTCCGAAATTAAACCGTATTACCTATAACCAAGAACAGATCAACGCTATTGCTTATCAAGTCGCTCAGCGATGTGTCCAAGGAAGTTAA
- a CDS encoding class I SAM-dependent methyltransferase, whose protein sequence is MTTEIYDSTNIRFYNEHADDLAEQYLSKPFEEVHASWLPHLNSILNPSEQKAKLSFLDIGAGVGRDVKYLAEQTTVNREVEVYAVEPAQGLTAFGLKLTQGLNVTWLDDALPALARLTSLDSRFDLILLSAIWMHIPPQERADSVRTLVKLLAPNGKLVITLRHGPCSDERQMFQVNDKELKQLAENVGLTVIDTSANVTDKLGRAEVYWQTLVLAHASVSTASMRSLSE, encoded by the coding sequence GTGACAACTGAGATCTATGACAGCACTAACATCCGTTTCTACAATGAACATGCCGATGACTTGGCTGAGCAGTATCTGTCTAAGCCTTTCGAAGAGGTTCACGCGTCCTGGTTGCCTCATCTCAACAGCATCCTCAATCCAAGTGAACAGAAAGCCAAGCTGAGTTTCTTAGATATTGGTGCCGGAGTAGGGCGTGATGTTAAGTATCTGGCAGAGCAGACCACAGTAAATCGAGAAGTAGAAGTTTATGCTGTCGAGCCCGCACAAGGCTTGACAGCTTTTGGCCTAAAGCTCACTCAAGGTCTTAATGTCACTTGGCTTGATGATGCGTTACCGGCTTTAGCAAGACTCACAAGTTTAGACTCCCGTTTCGATCTCATTCTGCTCAGTGCCATCTGGATGCATATTCCACCACAAGAACGAGCCGATTCAGTTCGAACGCTGGTTAAATTACTCGCTCCAAATGGAAAATTGGTCATTACGCTTCGTCATGGCCCGTGCAGTGATGAACGTCAGATGTTTCAAGTGAACGATAAAGAACTTAAACAACTGGCAGAGAACGTGGGGCTAACCGTTATCGATACCTCAGCAAACGTAACCGATAAGCTGGGAAGGGCGGAAGTTTATTGGCAAACCTTAGTGCTAGCACACGCAAGTGTTTCAACTGCAAGCATGAGGTCACTCAGTGAATAA